A genome region from Plasmodium vivax SaI-1 mitochondrion, complete genome includes the following:
- the cox1 gene encoding cytochrome oxidase subunit 1 (start codon not determined), translated as FFVFNRYTLITNCNHKTLGLYYLWFSFLFGSYGFLLSVILRTELYSSSLRIIAQENVNLYNMIFTLHGIIMIFFNIMPGLFGGFGNYFLPILCGSPELAYPRINSISLLLQPIAFILVILSTAAEFGGGTGWTLYPPLSTSLMSLSPVAVDVIIVGLLVSGIASIMSSLNFITTVMHLRSKGLTLGILSVSTWSLIITSVMLLLTLPVLTGGVLMLLSDLHFNTLFFDPTFAGDPILYQHLFWFFGHPEVYILILPAFGVISHVISTNYCRSLFGNQSMILAMSCIAILGSVVWAHHMYTTGLEVDTRAFFTSTTILISIPTGTKIFNWICTYMGSNFGITHSSSLLSLLFICTFTFGGTTGVILGNAAIDIALHDTYYVIAHFHFVLSIGAIIGLFTLVSSFQENFFGKHLRENSIIILWSILFFIGVVLTFLPMHFLGFNVMPRRIPDYPDALNGWNMICSIGSTMTLFGLFIFK; from the coding sequence TTTTTTGTTTTCAATAGATATACACTTATTACAAATTGCAATCATAAAACTTTAGGTCTATACTATTTATGGTTTTCATTTTTATTTGGTAGTTATGGTTTTTTATTATCTGTTATTTTACGTACAGAATTATATTCTTCTTCTTTAAGAATAATTGCACAAGAAAATGTTAACTTATATAATATGATATTTACATTACATGGAATTATTATGATATTCTTTAATATAATGCCAGGATTATTTGGAGGATTCGGTAATTACTTCCTACCAATTTTATGTGGTTCTCCAGAACTTGCATATCCAAGAATTAATAGTATATCTTTATTATTACAACCAATAGCTTTTATATTAGTCATTTTATCTACAGCAGCAGAATTTGGAGGAGGTACTGGATGGACTTTATATCCACCATTAAGTACATCACTTATGTCTTTATCTCCTGTTGCAGTAGATGTTATCATTGTTGGTCTTTTAGTATCTGGTATTGCTAGTATTATGTCTTCTTTAAATTTTATTACTACTGTAATGCATCTAAGATCTAAAGGTTTAACACTTGGTATATTAAGTGTATCTACATGGTCATTAATAATTACATCTGTAATGCTATTATTAACATTACCTGTTTTAACAGGTGGTGTTTTAATGTTATTATCAGATTTACATTTTAATACATTATTTTTTGATCCTACATTTGCTGGAGATCCTATTTTATATCAACATCTATTTTGGTTTTTTGGACATCCTGAAGTGTATATTTTAATATTACCAGCATTTGGTGTTATTAGTCATGTAATATCTACAAATTATTGTAGAAGTTTATTTGGTAATCAATCTATGATTTTAGCAATGAGTTGTATTGCTATATTAGGAAGTGTTGTATGGGCTCATCATATGTATACTACAGGTTTAGAAGTAGATACAAGAGCATTTTTTACATCTACAACTATATTAATATCTATACCTACTGGAACAAAAATATTTAATTGGATATGTACATATATGGGTAGTAATTTTGGTATAACTCATAGTTCATCTTTATTATCATTACTATTTATATGTACATTTACTTTTGGTGGTACTACAGGAGTAATATTAGGTAATGCAGCTATTGATATTGCATTACATGATACTTACTATGTAATCGCTCATTTCCATTTTGTATTATCTATAGGTGCAATTATTGGATTGTTTACATTAGTAAGTAGTTTTCAAGAAAACTTTTTTGGTAAACATTTACGTGAAAATTCTATAATAATATTATGGTCAATCTTATTTTTTATTGGAGTTGTATTAACATTCTTACCTATGCATTTTCTTGGATTTAATGTAATGCCTAGACGTATTCCTGATTATCCAGACGCTTTAAATGGATGGAATATGATTTGTTCAATTGGATCAACAATGACTTTATTTGGTTTATTTATTTTTAAATAA